Below is a window of Pocillopora verrucosa isolate sample1 chromosome 6, ASM3666991v2, whole genome shotgun sequence DNA.
ATGATTGTCAAGATTCCGAGCGAATGGACCCTGTGAAACAATGTTTAATGCTTGATGGCGTTAAAAATgcataaatgaaaaaaaaatgtagaaatgtGGTGAAAAATAAAAGCGATACACCCAATTGGCCATGAGGCTGTTATCAAGTAGTCCGTCATTGGAAACCAAGGGTTGAACGTGATATAAAATttgtatgattttcattttgctttgctGCCCTTTCTGATTGGCTAAAGAAATTCGCGCCACTGGCTCCATACGAaggtaatatttttctctattctgaTTGGTCGGAGTgaacaatttgattttaatctgATTgaatctaatttaatttttacataTTACATATACATCGCTcactttttgttctttttcttcctctcgTTGAATCTCTAGATCTTCTTCCCAATTTTCTGACTTCTCGGTAGTGTCACGTAACTAAGCAACAAGACATTATTCATTAACAACATAAGATGCAAGCTTACATCCAAAAacaattatcaactgagttgataacgtaaactggctACCGTAacgagtttaaaagctgacgattcgagcgttagcccttcaatttacattatcaactcgggtgataatactaaattactctgttttATTCTCCTACcaacgcagcactacagtttctttagaaacttactcttTCTATTCATTACATCCAAAAAGACACACGGTCTCGGAGGAATTCTACAATGTCAAGTTTGAATTTATCACACCATGTGCATTTACGCGTGAAAATATGGTCTTAAGATTAAGATCATAGATGAAACGACAACATTTTTCATGACATGTCTGAATTATGAATGGAAAAGAGTGCGCGGAGGGGGCAACagaaaaagtgaagaatttcAGGAGGCTTTCCTCTTCCTTGATCTTCCCATCGTTCCCAGCGTGCTTTCCTTTTTCCTCTCCCCAGACCCCTGAAGCAGTAACGGCAATAACAAAGTAGTAAGCAGTAACTACTGAAATGATCAATtccaaatgataaaaaaaaaacgagaccCATCTACTATATATTTTACCTTCAGAGAATCACTCTTGGCAGGAGATTCTTGAATTTGGACATCAAAATTAGTTGTTTTCAAATCCCTAATTTTTACCTGAAAACGAAACATTTGACGTACAGAAACAAATCTTATGAAAAGTTAATTTCTAAAAATCAGAAGATGTTCGAGAGTAGATTGTCAATTACTctaaaacaatagaaaaaagtAAGGCAGAGAAAGACAATCAAGACTCTGATCACTAAATCGCTTTTTAGCTATACGCGGAAATGGAGATTTATTTCCCATTCCACCCCAAATCAAACTAACTGACCTCAAGCTTATGAATCTTGGAGTTCTTTTGCTGGATCTTTTCTAAAAACTCTTCAGTAACTTTCTCCTTTGCCTTCTGGATTTCTTTATTAGATCGCAATAGCTTTTCCATCTGTTTATTGAAGTTCTGTTTCCGACATAATAATGAAATTATTCAGTCATGTTACATTACGTGTCACAGATAcattaaacattttgttttctttatttgaattcatttcgaaggaaggaaaaataaaaatttgttacatttgttaTATCTGATGCGTGAAAAGACGACTGTAAAGCGATGCTGGAAGATAGGTGCTGCACGATCTCTGCTCCTACAACCTTCAACCATTTTGAGCAAatctctggaaaaaaaagatatgcCTAGGGACCATTATACTTACAGCCATCTTTTGATTTGCTTCATccagttttttctttgtatcaTTGAGCTCTCTTTGCAACTTGTTCAGCTGTTCAAGCGGATTCTTTTCCAACTTGACCCAAAGagctttcttttgtctttccAAATTCTTAACTTTTCCGTTAAGAATCTTAAAGGTGTAAGAAATTAAGAGAATTCAGTAGAGAagtttggatcaatatcagtatctgggcaactgcccacctacccctccctaactcaacaacagtctattgataacaatttagggttaatgttgggttaggggaggggtaggtgggcagttgcccagatactgataatGATCCAGAAGTTTTATGCCCTAAATAATACATATACTGACAAATTCCTAGGTTAGCGgtaatcggccttcgaacaaaTAGGCCCAGGTTAAAATCTATGGGGACTGATGTTGCATTTTCCCCGAATTATACTGGCAGTTCTCTTGAGGAAGTGAAAGAGTGGTTTGAAAACTGAAGTAAGAATCAAACTCAGTACATTTTACCTTTATCTCTTGCTGCTGTTCAGCCTTAGATTTCTCGTGGAAAAACTTCTCCTGAGCTAACTGCGCTTCCAACCTTCGAATACTGGTCATGAGGTCTTCCTTAGAAACACTCAGATCTGCGGCTAGTGAATAATTTTACTCAATCAGAAAAAATTCACCTTAAGAAAGATTTGTGCCGTTAAAGCTTTCAGGTAATAGGTACTTACAAGTCGAAAATCGAATGTGAGCTCAATGTATTCTAAACTTGTTTGAATATTCTACCATAAATGTCAAAATTTCACTGTGCATCCTCAACTGGACCATTAGAAAAGAAAACGTATCAAACTGATCATGAAACTCAACTTTTACATGAAACACAATGACATGAGAATCGATGTATTTACTCTAAATGCTGCACGAAAATAGACGAAAAAAAGTACAAGGTAGTACCTCctgtgttgttttgttgccTCTTAAAATTCTTGCGGTTTCTTGCTGCCATAACAGTTTGGATATATTATCTTTAGGATTTTCTGTTAATTGCAGATTTCTATCAGACAaatattttctctctctttgcCGCTCGTGTGGTAGCTTCTCTGAGAAGTTCCTCACCGTTCAAATATTTTGACAGGCGACTTAACGGTTAAATGATGTCATAGTCAACGTGACAATGGATTATATGACGATTGACGCAAAACTTCAAATCACCCTGCGCGCACGCGAACTCGAGAACAGGCCGTCCTCGTTTTCAGAGTGTAGCGTGCTTCCACTCTATTACCTGACGtggtttttctcaatttttcagTGCCTTCACAGCGAATATAGAATATGCAATGTGTCCTGCCAGCTTAAAGAGACAGTGAGCTCTGAGGAGAAGAATACGATAGTTGAGTGCCTTCATTTGATTTGGTTTGAGTTGTTTAAGAATATTATAGTTACGAGCTCGAGTGACTAAATTCCTTCCTCTCCTCCTCCATACTCTACATCACcttctctttcatttcaggTGTGTCAATTGCTGGGGGATTAAAGTAACAGTTCTAAAGCTCTCTTTATAAACCATTCAATAACCTCTAACTCTCTTTCGTAAACTTGCTCCAGTTTCCAGAGTCCAgtccaaaacaaaaaattcttctTCAGGTAACCGCACCTCCGTACGTCATTTGTGACGTCATTCGAGAGAGCTTGCATCCTTGTTgccaaaaatttaattaatagtTATTGACTTATTTATTTGACGATGAAGATCCTAAGGGGTTAGTTGATGAATTTAACCCCAAGATTATAGACAAAAACACTGTGGTACTCATTTTGAAAGGTTCTATCGCTGCCTAAGATGTCTAATCTGACCCATGAAGCGACAGGAACGAAAGAAACGAGCATAACTCGCTAATCAGTAATAATTTGCATTCGGAATTTGTTTATACGAACACCTTCGTTACACTGGAGAATCGTCATGGATGAATTCGAAACAATAAGTCTCGATACCGAAGAGTGCAAGATTTGTGGACAACAGACAGGGGAAGAGCTGATTTCATGTATTTTGCGCAAGAAATTGCCCAGCTCGGGGGAAAACATTATTGAGTCTTCGAAAGCAGAGGAGGCTACCTTTGCTCATCGAATTTGCCTGGAAAGATGGGACACTATCATGAAGAACACGTTTTATCCTCAGCCGAAGAAAACGTGGAAAGATAAGCTCAAGGGTTTTATTAGCGCAGGAGAGGCTTCAGTAGAATTTTGGACTCCCGTCTCTGATACTTCGAACGATCGAAACCGGACAATACCAACCACAACAACAAGGTCCTTCTCAACGGCCTCGGACTACTCTGTCTTCAGCCAGAGTAAAGAAGCTTATCGAGTAGCAGAAGTACGAAGCAAACAAGGACAATGGCGATCTAGTAAAGTACGAATTTGTTCTATAGACTCGGAAGAAGAACAGCAACGTTCAGCGTCTCCCGTTGCGAGCGAACAAAGCAAGTTCATTTGGCACACAAAATCGACATGTGGGTATAATCACGTTCAATTATTTAAATTCTGTGGTTATGATTTAAAGCTTGATCGCTAACTTTAACTTCAAACGGTGATAAGTAAACGACAGCctgtaatttatttaaatgtgATTATTTATCGTCCCCCCCCATAAATACattcataatataatttatcTCTGGTTTGGTAACGAAAGGGATGGATGAGGCCCTTCCATAAGATCGCGAAAGGTTGTGTTTGATAAACATATTTCATATTGGTCATCAGTTACCAATAGTTTTCTGCTGTCAGCTCCTTTTAGTTAAATAAAAACCTGCGCTCTATCGAGACCCTTACTTAAATGGCACATAAATTAAGATGATttcttaatgaaataaattgacagAAGATATTTAAACCGTTTTAACATAGGATTTGTCTTTGAGGAGTTAATTCATCCCCTAATATCAATACTTTGTCGAGCAGAAAGTTCACGAGGGTGTAGAAAATATCAGATGGAAGATATTGTTTGATCTGATGCCAAAATTCTTAGAGgtaaaatgataagaaatgtataacagacagtaaggagaattgattttaaGATCATGAAAGTTTAAGGGTTGAAATATCATGTTAGTGTTGCAGTGTGATTTGAATGAGCTGAAGGATGTGTTGGAGGatctgaaaaggagaataaaTGGTTAGTGTCAGTGACTTCTGTATTTTGAGTGACTCTAAGATAAATTATTCTCATGCAAACACAGTGCTTCTCATTTTAATTCCTCCTGTTGGGAATATTTTATTAAATGCTCTGCATACCTAATATAGAAAATCTCATATGTCAAAGAAAACATTATCCCACAGAGGCTTATTGATGTTATTATGATATTGATAAGTAGGTGGTAGCCATAACAATTCCAAAAATGCACAGGGGTCCTGTGGTGAAATATGTTGAATATACACAATAGTGACTGCAGTCTAAAAGATTTTATGTAATTTTCTTAAAGGTCAGTAAAACCCCAAAAtacttttcttgaaaaatgaagtGTATGTTTTTGGAGTGTGTAATATATTTTTGGATTGGCTCAAATCATCAATGGTCTTTGTCCTTTTGTTTGCATTCCAATTCTCAAAATATTCAACAAATTATGTAGTTGATTTTGGAAAATCTAACTGTAGCagaatcaaccaaaaaaaaagaaaaaattaactgtTTACTGATCTAGTGAATTGAAGTataaaattctttgcaattCTGTTTTTGGAAcaaatgatttccttttcttaCAGGTGTGTCATCAGAGCTGGTAACTCAGCTACAGGAAAAAGACAGTCTTGTTCAGCAGAAACACACCATGGAGACCACGGTGGGTCAACTCATCAGTCTTCAGTCAAATGTCAAGACAGCAAGTTCACAGAATGTATCAAAATCTATGAACCCCACTCACAACCAACGTGGTACCCTGTCTTGCAAATGACACCCTGTCTATGTTATTTTTTCATGGTATACTTGTGGTAGTTATTTCTTTAAGGGCATAACAAACTTATTGTGGTAGGGGCCTTAACAACAGAACCTTCTGTCTATGAATCTACTCATCTTTGTAGACAACCTCACTACAGACACTGTTCCCTTGAATGAAACATTCAGTTTTGCATCTCCTGGATCTATGCCCCTAGTTCTTGCTTATCACATGAAGGTCACTTCatgtgaaatttgatttgtcaattttgatagaatttgttcaacaatttgGGGAAACTCTTGAAAAAGGCCCAGTCAGTCTtgatcttaacccttttactcccataagtgaccaaaacagaatttatcctctcaaaatcaatacaatatcaagtagacaagtgatgagaataaagaaaaatatcagttaggatattttcagttgatccaataccaaattctcaaaactatcATCATGAGAATTGTGCGGCAGACAGTGAGGGGAATCACAGTGGAATTAGAGGGTTAAATTGACTGCTCAAGTTAGTCACTTCTGAGAAATGAACAAAACTCTAAGTTTATGAAGAGGTGAGATAGGCTTCTCTTGAGATGAAACAGCTTGCTGTTCCTTTGGAcaatcttttcattttgttagaAAAGTTTTATTTGGATAGTATTTAGAGTGTATATAGATGACTAGAACCAAAGATTTGTAATATGCCTTGTACAAACTAAGTCCTTGCTACATTTCTTTTCCCCAATGAACCTTAATCTCATGTATAGTTatattgtttaaaagaaaaattaggttTGCATTATTGATGACCTCTTGAGCAGTTCTTTTCAGATTAACGCTtactaaaaacacttgaaaagAGAAGATTTAGATGTTAAATAGCAACTGATCAAgtcttagttttaattttttttttcagttttgatgttGTTTACAGATTGTTGatattacatccatttttaTACCAGAGATTTTAAGGCCAGATTAACATATTTGCCAAGGAATTTGTGTGATTCTACtcaatgtaaaatgtaaattattacTAAAACTTCTAAAACTCAAAGAGAGAGTTAATTTTCACCACATATGTTATTTATGAGGGATTGTGCTATGTACCTGTGGGGTGGTGGGAGTGTGGGACTAGCTGAATTATTTAGCATCCCATTTGTATTAAGGGGGCAGGGAGTATGAGGAGTTTGCTGTGATAATctctatttatcaattttttagaaaaaagggGTCACAACCAGCTTTGTCCTGGTAGACTGTACCGTGCAGTATTTTTTCCAACTGTTTATGAAATAAGAGAGAGTTTGTACCTACACAGAGTTCCTATGTTGTTAATATAGACAGAAGTGGCACTATTTTATAAAGAGGacaaaatattaaaagcaaTATGAAAGCAATACTGTCTTGTAAAGGTATTTTAAACGACCTTGAAACTTGGTGCAAGTTTTTTGCAATTCGTTTTTTTGGTAGTCATATCACAAGGGACCCTTCAGCGGTTTGTGTAGACATCCTTTGTTGAATCACTTTCTCTTTGCCTTTACTTTACAACGATGTTGCAGAAATTGCAAACTCTTCTTTGGTGTTGATGGGTTTGAATCAGTATATTTTAAGAGTTGATAATTAATATCAAATTTACGAAAACCAAGAGAACAACTAATTATTCTTCAGAAATAGTGGGAAAACTCGCCTGCACTTTTGCTGATTAGACAGAACAGGTGTCAATATTCTTGCGTTCTTTAGGCGAGCAGAGGAAAGCGCGAGGCAAGTGCGTGATGTCCGCGAGGCGAACGCGAAGAGCAAATGAGGCGCAATAGGAGAAGCGCTCAGTTACCGTTTCCATTGGGTTATGAGTCAGATTGCCCTGTAATCAGAGCCTGATTAGCTTTAGACACGTCAAACGAACGCGCGTCAAATACGCGACTGAAACCACGCGGTTAAATAGCCACAGCTCAATTTCCTTTACTAAAGtgaaaatttaacttttgaaaGCTAGAGGTTGTCATCAACGGATCGTGAATTCATGATTATTTGAACTGCGTTTTTAGTTGGTCTTAGAGTGCACATATCAGAAACATTTGCATATGTTGCGAAAGAGCTCAATGTCCTCAATGCGCTATTTGATAGGAAGCTTGTCCATCCGGTTAATTTTACAGCTCAAAACCTCTAACGCAAGGAATACACACATGCCGTTCGAGGCAACTTTATTTGGTAAACGTAATTTCTAAATCCGGAGATTTCAAAAGAACAGTTTAAGGTACAAACTCTAACAGTGACTCCGATAGAAACGCTTTTTGATCTTCAGTTAACAATGTATCTTTGGTTTGGCGTATAATTCAATACAACAACTTTAACACCTTACACCTTTTCACGTTATATTACTTTCCTTTACTAACACCATATGCATTACAAAAATATCTGTAAAATCAGTATGTTTCAGTATGAGGAAGAATCTGGCAGAAACTTCTTTAGAGGAGGCCATTAAATTGGATAAAAATAGGAATATCGAAACTCGGATGTTTTTAAATATCTTAAGTTTGCATTACGGAGAACATTGGTCTAAATTGCGGTGCATAAGAAGACGGGAGTTAGAACAAAGGGCTAGGTCTTTCTAACGTTTTTAAACCTGCCAATCTGCAAGGCGCCATTGGATTAATCAAGTCAAGTGATACACTCGGATATGACGTTCAATCGCCAAGCTTCATTGATATCTGTCGTGCAATTGTCCCGAGAAAGTCTCCTATTTTCTGACAAGATTATTGAGCAAACTAATCAACTTACGTGTGTTTTCTTCAAGCTGctttcaataaagtttgttgCAGAAATTAATCGGAATTTCCGAAAAATCTTTCGCCCTTTCTTAACTCTAGGGACCAAGGCCCCAAGCTGCAAAATTATCTTCAAAAATTGATACGCCCTGAAAAAGTCAGACGTCAAAAAGTCACCTTCcgaaaaaaccttttaaagtcATTTTCTGCAATACACCATAGTTGTCAGCAAAGGACAGGTTTCACTCAGGTTTTCTGTCTATATACAACCCTTTGAAGTGTCCTACACTGAACCAATCACTCTTTCCACTTGACGCGTGCGTAACATcgagttttcaaaattactAATTACAACTTGATAATTATTGCTCAATATTACGGACCCTAGATATTTCATGTATATAAAATAATATCATATAATCAGAAGTACATTTCCGTTACTTATAACACAACTCgaggtaaaataatttttaccataAAACAATACTAAAAATAACCTGCCTCTCGTTTACTGTTAAGTTAAATGAAGTTGAATATCTCTTTTACCTGGGCCCTTAAATTTTATACGTTTATTTAACTTATCTTATCGTGGAGTCTACAGAAACAGATACCATATACTTTTTAACACCTATTTGAAATACTAAAGGCAAAATCGGTTGGATTATTTATCATTATAGCTGAAGCCTGAAGCTCAGCCAACATTACTTTCTCACTGACTGCCCTTAAAATgctttaaaactaaactgaaaaaaaaatgaacccAACTTAACAGTAAAGAATTATTACGGATCgttcaaaaccaaaaaaacaaaaaacacatctctcccctcccttcccccacagaaatgaaataataaacaaggGATGGCTCCCTTAGTTGTAAAAGTCAGCCCCCTCCCGACCCGTGAGAATAGCGTCAATCCAAATACTCATGGCCAGGCCACTTGGCGCGGCCACGCAATAAGTTTCTTGAGGGGTCTTAACGCAAAAAGTAGTCCTTGTAGACGAGCTCTTGTGTGAACTGGGCAAATCTACGTACACATCTTGAATGGCTTGGAAGTAAACGATTCCCTTAGGCACACGTTGATGTTCATCGGAGTAGTAACACAGGGCACGTTTCTGTCTGTCTAACACAAACCAGCGCTTTTTCCATGACTTGATGATTTTTCCTCCCAGTTTTGACAGGTATCCTTTGCACGCATGCGCTGTGACGCGCACTGATGGACAGTTTTCTAGCACGTGACCTGTTGAAACCAAGTACTGGACGAGATTGAGGTCGTTATTGTCATGGTGTGATGTTCCATTTTTGACCTATACGATTAGCAAGgtcaaacaaagtaaaaattaatatttattgtacCATAACTGGAAGTTAGAGAACAATCGTTCTTTTCAATATAGTATAATTTAGTATATTctatagatactgatgaaataccaggatttttccttttactaaaatcataattttatctttcacgtgtgaggataATGGTGTCGCCATGATTACCAACATGATTAGACAATTACAAGAAAACTTCCCGCTCAGGCGCGCggccggttcttttgaaatttcatcagtataaataaaataaacagaacattacatggccgcgcggggatacgaattttatcttctcgtgctgaaagtatctctcactcGTTCGCCtcgctcactcgtgagagatactttcagcacttgaagataaaattcgtatccccgcgcggccatgtaatatcctctatatataaataaatgactgttaTTCAGACTCATAAAATAGCATCTTATCGCCATTGCGGCAAAAGCTCCACATCAGGAACTGGAATTTCTTATGTGTCCACAATAGTGACGAATGTGTTTCACCTTTCTATGGCTGATAATCGagtttacaaaaaattgaactttctcaCTTTCTCTACACCCGATGAAGAATGTAAGCAACTGCTCTAATGTCTCAATTAGTTATCCACCGTTTGCCCCGCCCAACGTGTCACAGACTGATTAGGAAATTCTTGCTTTACAACACCCTTCCAAAAGGgtgtttaaaagaagaaaattcatcTCAGTTTTTACCTTGGCAGGAAGCCTCTCTTGAATAGCTTTCTCTGTCATCATCTCTTTCCGAGCTCTCTCCGCCGCTGCAACCCTTTCGAGttcttcctgtttttgtttctccGATAGAATTCTTTCCATCTCCTGTCTTCTCGAGCGTTCCATTCCAAGAGCTTGTTCAAGCTCTTTCACTTTCTGACCATCGTCTGCGACAGccgtgttgttgtttttctgctGCAGTTCAGCCAATTGTTTCTCGAGTTGAACCCTTCGTTCCTTTTCGCGTTGAAGCTTTTTGGCCGTTTGGTTTTTAGCTCTTTCGTCCCCACTGCTTCCGCTATCACCACTCTCTTGCTGTTTGGCATGCAAGTTTTCCGCTTCTTTCTTCAACTCAATTAATCGTCTTTTCTCTTCCTCCAGGCGTTGTTTCCTCTCCTCAAGCGAGCAACCTTTTCCAAGCTGCGATATATCTCGCATGTTTAACGCAGAAAGAACCAGAGGCGCTTCAGAGCCATTGCATCTGATCTTCTTGTATTCTTTCTCCAGATTCACCAACCGTGACTTTTCTTTCTGCATTAATTCTCGCTGGCTCTTGAGCTCCGCTTGGAGCCGTCGCCTTTCTTCTTCAGCTTGCCGCAGTGTCTCCTGCTGTTGTATTTGTAATTCTTGAAGGCGCCTCTGTTCACCTTCAacctgttttctttcttcctctctttccttctcGAATTGCTGTCGAATTATCTCTCGCTCTCGGTCCAGCTGTTCGGCGGCTTCGCGCTGTTTTTGCTCCAACTCTTCCAACAAAAGTTGCTCAGTTTCGAAAAACTCGAACTCAATTTGCCGTTCGCGTTCCATTTTATCCTGTTTGGAAATCATAGCGTCTTCGATTTCCTTCATGGCCTGTGCGTGCTTTTCCTCTAGCTCTACCAGTCGCTTTTTCTCAGATTCGATCATTTGTTTCTCTTGTTCTTGCTCCCGAGCGGCATTTTCCAACAATTCCATTCGTTCCTCTTCTAATTTGTCCAATCGCTCGCGTTCCTGTTGAAGCCTTCTCCTCTCTTCCTCACGTTCTTGGTCAAGCCGTTGTCGTTCGAGCTCAATCTGTTTCAAAACTTCTTGCTGTTGTTTCTCCAACAACTGAATTCTCTGCTTTTCCTGTTCTATCTTATTATtctccttttctctttcttctttcaacATCTTGATTTGGGCATTCAGTTCTTCTTCCAACTGTTTTATAACCACAGATTGTCGTTCCTTCATCTCgtctaattttttcctttcttcctctaTCAGTTCACTATCAAGCTGCTGCCTCTCGTAAGTTTGCAGCTCCTCTTCCAAACTGTTCAACTCTTGAAGCGCAAGTTGTTGCCTCAATTCTTCAATAGCGACTCTCTCTTTCTCCgttccttcttctccttctaACTTTGCTTTCATCGTCTTCAATCGTTCGTACTCTTGCTGCcgtttcttttccttgtttgccCGTTCGAGCTCTTGCTTCTTGACGTTCTCTTCATACTTTTCTTGTAGCAtggcaagtttttctttctcctcttcAAAATGCTGTAGCTCCTCTCGCTGTCTCTCTAGTTCTTTAATTTGCACAG
It encodes the following:
- the LOC131789634 gene encoding kinesin-like protein KIF16B isoform X2, producing the protein MFSGRMRKVFCLSYSTDEILEDVGKFLLSSCFNGYNTCVFSYGACGSGKSFIMYGSDKVQGLTPWICQSLFKRASDYKDDTSFRAEVSFLEIHKEFVKDLLGRRRNWQDSLRVREHRELGVYVDKLTKHIVSDVSEALGLIDKGKKNRSICSRSSNSFASGSHTIFTLRFTQARLEDGLPCEMVSVIQLVDLAGSKSIHDECTDNCSTAADVDKSLMTLERVMSSLACPDSESSNSATVPYKDSALTWILKDCFGGNCQTVMVAAVSPAASSHNETLNTLRFANQAKNIMNVPKVNEDANVKLIKELQFEIQTLKTRLKSGNVPSSLGVDKAEKKLQENEDLMKRLTGIWEDKWSKTQKLIEERALAVTELGSALKFETDEPHFVSLGGGRLSIGVTLCPIKRGKTVIGVATETCKPDIQLRGKGIEPEHCTVEYNGDAVVLYPKANLCSVDGIPISEPTRLPQGCMICLGKSNYFRFNHPREAKRIKESNPGNRFSIVPDQYYPDVELAIEQYKRDKKERDRLEKENERLLSLENEYKEAVERIEFEKSQLEEERQKLQEMEQQHKEAVESFEDEIAVQIKELERQREELQHFEEEKEKLAMLQEKYEENVKKQELERANKEKKRQQEYERLKTMKAKLEGEEGTEKERVAIEELRQQLALQELNSLEEELQTYERQQLDSELIEEERKKLDEMKERQSVVIKQLEEELNAQIKMLKEEREKENNKIEQEKQRIQLLEKQQQEVLKQIELERQRLDQEREEERRRLQQERERLDKLEEERMELLENAAREQEQEKQMIESEKKRLVELEEKHAQAMKEIEDAMISKQDKMERERQIEFEFFETEQLLLEELEQKQREAAEQLDREREIIRQQFEKEREEERKQVEGEQRRLQELQIQQQETLRQAEEERRRLQAELKSQRELMQKEKSRLVNLEKEYKKIRCNGSEAPLVLSALNMRDISQLGKGCSLEERKQRLEEEKRRLIELKKEAENLHAKQQESGDSGSSGDERAKNQTAKKLQREKERRVQLEKQLAELQQKNNNTAVADDGQKVKELEQALGMERSRRQEMERILSEKQKQEELERVAAAERARKEMMTEKAIQERLPAKVKNGTSHHDNNDLNLVQYLVSTGHVLENCPSVRVTAHACKGYLSKLGGKIIKSWKKRWFVLDRQKRALCYYSDEHQRVPKGIVYFQAIQDVYVDLPSSHKSSSTRTTFCVKTPQETYCVAAPSGLAMSIWIDAILTGREGADFYN